The window ACCGGGTCTTCTGCTTCCACCTCTGCACCACACCCAcaccagaaaacaaaaaacaaagaaaatgtgaagaaaaagaaaaataacaaaatccaGAATCAGAAACTCAAAACGAATTAAAACCAGAAAAAGATTCAACCCCAGCtataacagtttttttttttttttttttttttttttttttaaatttctcaatttttattatataaaacaATAAGCCCGTAAACTGCTATTCTCTTTTCCGGCCATTTAttctcatttttaattaattaatgatgcAATCCAATTTCATCTCTCTTGCACAAAGCAGAAAGAAATCAAGGAGGCATTGTTTCTAAATCCATGGGCAGCTCCAGGAAGCCATGCACATAATCTCCTGGGTCCTCCCTaatttttactttcttttttaatttttctttcctCCAAATATGTGATTTTGTATGTTACAACTTCTTGAACCCGaaaagaattattttttatgcaCTTGatgcttttcctttgttttgttacctCACACGATGCACAAAATTTGATcagggagagagagatcaattaataaaaaatggggGAGTCGCCGGAGAAGAAATCAGGCTGCGGCATACTGAGTGCAGTTTTCGGGCGGAATAGTATCTGGCCGAGAAGAACAACTTCTACGGGTTCTCTTCCTGTAGCCAATAGCAACAGTGCCACGTTAGTGAAAACACCAAGCACTCCTAATTCCAAACGGCGTCGCGGTGGCTCCGATGAGGCTGCCTTCCTTGATTCATCCAACGTATCATCAGATTCATCCAAACCGGTCACGAAGCCTTCCCAATATAGTAATAGGGCACCCcctatacaacaacaacaacagcagcagcagcagcagaagcagcagcaacaacaacaacaacaacaacaacaacagcgGCAGCAATATCAACAGAAAATGGTGCCAAGCCAAGGTTATGTGAACCAAGGCAAAAGGGTTCCAAAGGAGGCACTTGGCATATCCGGTGAGCTTGATAGCATGATTGCTGATCATCAAAAATCGAAAGGGAGCAGTTCCCTTGTAAGGGCTTCATCCAGCAATGTTATGCTTTTTGGAAATTTGGGTAACTTGAGACAACCTGGGGCCGGCGGTGGTGGAGGCGGCGGAGGAAATGCAAACCCGTATAATATTCTTGATTATCTTCCAAAAACTGCTAGAGAGGAAGTCCCAATGCCTAGTCAGGTAAAAGTGGGGAAGACTAATACTGTTAAGGATGAGAAAAGACAGAGTGAGCCGGAACCACCTGCTTCCTTATGTCGAGCATTGTCGACTAGAATGGACCCTGAAACATTGAAGATCATGGGAAATGAAGATTACAAGAATGGTAGATTTGCAGAAGCATTGGCTTTGTATGATGCTGCAATTTCTATTGACCCCAATAAGGCTTCTTATAGGAGCAACAAAAGTGCTGCTTTAACCGCTCTAGGTAGAATTCTTGACGCAGTTTTTGAGTGCAGAGAAGCCATTCGGATTGAACCCCACTATCATAGGGCTCATCATCGTCTGGCAACATTATATCTTAGGTACAACATAAAGTTCCACATGTTAATTTCCGTTCGTAGTTGCAACTTCGTCTTTAAAATTCTGTTACACCTAGTtcttaaaattaatttgttATGTGCATATAGATTAGGGGAAGCAGAAAAAGCTTTGTATCACTACAAGCATGCTGGACCAGAGGCTGACCAAGAGGACATTGCTAAAGTAAAATCTATTCAGGCTCGTCTTAACAAGTGCACTGAGGCTCGTAGATTAAGAGATTGGAACACCCTCATAAAGGAATCTCAAAGCGTTATATTAGCGGGTGCAGATTCAGCGCCACAGGTCAGCCATTAAATTATCGAATTCAAGTCTCATTGTTATCATAATTGCCTCTCTCTTATTCTCCAGTAGATGTCCTATGAATAAGTCTATAAGAATTTGTTTCTCAGTTTTACCTGAAAATGAGATTCTCAAAAGTTTTTATCGaaagtagattttttttttttttttttttttttttttggtctgtTTTGTGTATTAGCTAATGATGAATCCCTTTTTTTTAACTCTACAAAGATATATGCTTTGCAAGCGGAGGCCTTGTTGAAGCTCAATAGGCACAAGGAAGCAGATGAAGCATTATCCAGCGGTCCAAATTTTGAGGTTGATGCCTGCACTAAATTCTTAGGTCCTATTGGTAACGCGAATTTGTTAGCAACAAGAGCTCAGGTGGACATGGTTGCTGGCAGGTAGTGTGTTATATAACTTTATATAGTAGCTATTTCAGTCACGATTATGCTAATCCTTATGCAGTCTCGGATGGAataatgttcataaaaaataaattaagaaaacgGAAATGATatttcaaacacatgcattagacctttttcttaatttggtcAAAtagttgttttatttgttttgcaatGGTTTGGCAGATTGGATGATGCATTAGAGGCAGCTCAACAAGCATCACGGCTTGACTCAAACAACAGGGAAGCAAACATGATTATGAGGAAGGCTCGAGTTGTTGCAGTAGCTCGATCAAAAGGCAACGAGCTTTTCAAGACAGCAAGGTTCTCCGAGGCATGTGTTGCATACGGGGAGGGACTTGAGCACGATCCTTATAACTCGGTGTTATTATGCAACCGTGCTGCTTGTCGTTCAAAACTTAGCCAATTAGATAAAGCAATCGAGGACTGTACAGCT of the Pyrus communis chromosome 1, drPyrComm1.1, whole genome shotgun sequence genome contains:
- the LOC137720132 gene encoding inactive TPR repeat-containing thioredoxin TTL3-like, translating into MGESPEKKSGCGILSAVFGRNSIWPRRTTSTGSLPVANSNSATLVKTPSTPNSKRRRGGSDEAAFLDSSNVSSDSSKPVTKPSQYSNRAPPIQQQQQQQQQQKQQQQQQQQQQQQRQQYQQKMVPSQGYVNQGKRVPKEALGISGELDSMIADHQKSKGSSSLVRASSSNVMLFGNLGNLRQPGAGGGGGGGGNANPYNILDYLPKTAREEVPMPSQVKVGKTNTVKDEKRQSEPEPPASLCRALSTRMDPETLKIMGNEDYKNGRFAEALALYDAAISIDPNKASYRSNKSAALTALGRILDAVFECREAIRIEPHYHRAHHRLATLYLRLGEAEKALYHYKHAGPEADQEDIAKVKSIQARLNKCTEARRLRDWNTLIKESQSVILAGADSAPQIYALQAEALLKLNRHKEADEALSSGPNFEVDACTKFLGPIGNANLLATRAQVDMVAGRLDDALEAAQQASRLDSNNREANMIMRKARVVAVARSKGNELFKTARFSEACVAYGEGLEHDPYNSVLLCNRAACRSKLSQLDKAIEDCTAALNVRPSYSKARLRRADCNAKLEKWEASIEDYEILIKETPEDEEVTRALSEARAQLRKQRG